A DNA window from Deinococcus multiflagellatus contains the following coding sequences:
- a CDS encoding ABC transporter permease: MIPFLLRRLVQSIPTLLLASVLIFFVLQLAPGDFLTPAKLNPNISPEQIANLERNFGLDRHPLEQYLLWMRNMVLHLDFGLSFSYQQPVWDIMKPRIFNSMVLVLLNLLFFYAIAIPLGVFGAVRQNSLGDKAVNVVLYFLLGFPSFFLALIVIYGLLVLKQKTNIDIPFIGMTSNEFASFSPLEKVWDVLKHILIPALVLAVSDAAGTTRVIRGQMLEVMRADYVRTARAKGVTERTAIWKHTFRNAILPIVAGIGGLLPAAVSGAGFMEVVFGYPGITPMLLDALNAQDIYLIAGFTVISTVLLIVGNALSDILLAVVDPRIKVG, encoded by the coding sequence ATGATTCCATTTCTGCTGCGCCGGCTGGTGCAGTCCATTCCGACCCTACTGCTGGCCAGTGTCCTGATTTTCTTTGTACTGCAACTGGCCCCAGGCGATTTTCTGACGCCTGCCAAACTGAACCCCAACATCAGCCCCGAACAGATTGCCAACCTGGAGCGCAACTTTGGGCTGGACCGCCACCCGCTGGAGCAGTACCTGCTCTGGATGCGCAACATGGTGTTGCACCTGGATTTCGGGCTGTCGTTCTCCTACCAGCAGCCGGTGTGGGACATCATGAAGCCCCGCATCTTCAATTCCATGGTGCTGGTGCTGCTGAACCTGCTGTTTTTCTATGCCATCGCCATTCCCCTCGGGGTGTTCGGTGCGGTGCGGCAGAATTCGTTGGGCGACAAAGCTGTGAATGTAGTGCTGTATTTCCTGCTGGGCTTTCCTAGCTTTTTCTTGGCCCTTATCGTGATTTACGGCCTGCTGGTGCTCAAGCAGAAGACCAACATAGACATTCCCTTTATCGGCATGACCAGCAATGAGTTTGCGTCATTCAGCCCCCTGGAAAAGGTGTGGGACGTGCTGAAGCACATTCTGATTCCTGCGCTGGTGCTCGCTGTCAGTGACGCCGCAGGGACCACGCGCGTGATTCGCGGGCAGATGCTGGAAGTCATGCGCGCCGACTACGTGCGCACGGCCCGGGCCAAGGGGGTCACCGAGCGCACGGCCATCTGGAAGCACACCTTCCGCAACGCGATTCTGCCCATTGTGGCCGGGATCGGCGGCTTGCTGCCTGCAGCCGTCAGCGGCGCGGGCTTCATGGAAGTGGTCTTCGGGTACCCCGGCATTACGCCGATGTTGCTTGACGCCCTCAACGCGCAAGATATCTACCTGATCGCGGGCTTTACCGTCATTAGCACGGTGCTGCTGATTGTGGGCAACGCCCTGAGCGACATTCTTCTCGCGGTGGTTGATCCCCGCATTAAGGTCGGGTGA
- the secG gene encoding preprotein translocase subunit SecG, giving the protein MILNLFIVLFALVCVALVFFVLLQVPKQAGLSASMASGGSLLGGRGVEGGLIRITSVLGGFFMLLALLISFISR; this is encoded by the coding sequence ATGATTCTGAACCTGTTTATCGTGCTGTTTGCGCTGGTGTGTGTGGCGCTGGTGTTCTTCGTGCTGCTGCAGGTGCCCAAGCAGGCCGGGCTGTCGGCCAGCATGGCGTCGGGCGGCTCCCTGCTGGGTGGCCGTGGGGTCGAGGGCGGCTTGATCCGCATCACCAGCGTGCTGGGCGGCTTTTTCATGCTGCTGGCCCTGCTGATCAGCTTTATCTCGCGCTAA
- a CDS encoding S8 family serine peptidase produces MPKPISRLPGLLLLTVLLGACQPPKPAPQALETRTVALGQATTLRVDVPFSGRWRVQERPDWLTVTPQAGTGPVAFSVTVDRTRATPLKANQAELTAALKLAWSSGEGSSEQSGEAGWTVTARQFELRGRVVAPAQVQGADAQAAPQVNRAPAPAPRGVIVKYRAAGAQSASVRALQAAGQKVSSVQALGSTLTRLNVADVDAALRTLRADPQVEYAVPNAVLRAQGTLAQPVVPGDQYAGLQWGYALAGYGAVWRDMEGGGYSRPVTVAVVDSGVRFDHPDLKGQMWGPGEGALDVLGFEAASTPGGPPKYDNGDGDGPDTNPTDPSVPGRSTGSHGTHVTGIIAARWGDNGPACAGCSPTGVVGATYKANVKVLPVRVIDAQGDATEADVALAIRYAAGLPVTLGGTTYRTPHAAQVINLSLGGALKAEDARPLCEAIADARAAGALVVAAAGNGYGTDPYYPAACPDAVAVGSVTLSGASAPVRSPFSNAYPQVQLAAPGGAEPYSANAFNGGTLNGKAFPDAIFSTDWDYAKDQPRYAAEVGTSQATPQVAALAALLLSKGMTTGPADTLARLNATATDLGAKGRDDLFGFGMINAAAALSAPAVSNTWGLRLQHARGQSFQPALDPLGRFQAFLGDGSYTVIGGADRDGNGVYGETHELRDERQVTLGEANPSADVGDLTPR; encoded by the coding sequence ATGCCCAAACCGATTTCCCGCCTGCCCGGCCTGCTGCTGCTGACAGTGCTGCTGGGCGCCTGCCAACCGCCCAAACCCGCCCCGCAGGCCCTGGAGACGCGCACCGTCGCGCTGGGCCAGGCCACGACCCTGCGCGTGGACGTGCCGTTCTCGGGCCGCTGGCGCGTGCAGGAGCGGCCCGATTGGCTGACGGTCACGCCGCAGGCCGGCACAGGCCCGGTGGCGTTCTCGGTGACAGTGGACCGCACGCGCGCCACCCCCCTCAAGGCCAACCAGGCCGAATTGACCGCGGCCCTCAAGCTGGCGTGGTCCTCGGGCGAGGGCAGCAGCGAGCAGAGCGGCGAGGCGGGCTGGACCGTGACCGCGCGCCAGTTTGAACTCCGGGGGCGTGTGGTGGCGCCCGCGCAGGTGCAGGGCGCCGATGCCCAGGCCGCCCCGCAGGTGAACCGGGCCCCGGCCCCCGCCCCGCGCGGCGTGATCGTGAAGTACCGCGCGGCGGGGGCCCAGAGCGCCAGCGTGCGCGCCCTGCAGGCCGCCGGGCAGAAGGTGAGCAGCGTGCAGGCCCTGGGCAGCACCCTGACCCGGCTGAACGTGGCGGATGTGGACGCCGCCCTGCGCACCCTGCGCGCCGACCCCCAGGTGGAGTACGCGGTGCCCAACGCCGTGCTGCGCGCCCAGGGCACCCTGGCCCAGCCCGTGGTGCCGGGCGACCAGTATGCGGGGCTGCAGTGGGGCTACGCCCTGGCCGGATACGGCGCCGTGTGGCGGGACATGGAAGGGGGCGGCTACTCGCGCCCCGTGACCGTGGCGGTGGTGGACAGCGGCGTGCGCTTTGACCACCCGGACCTGAAGGGTCAGATGTGGGGCCCCGGCGAAGGCGCCCTGGACGTGCTGGGCTTTGAGGCGGCCAGCACCCCCGGCGGCCCACCCAAATATGACAACGGCGATGGCGACGGCCCCGACACCAATCCCACCGATCCCAGTGTGCCGGGCCGCAGCACCGGCAGCCACGGCACCCACGTGACCGGCATCATCGCCGCGCGCTGGGGCGACAATGGCCCGGCCTGCGCCGGTTGCAGCCCCACGGGCGTGGTGGGCGCCACCTACAAGGCCAATGTGAAGGTGCTGCCCGTGCGTGTCATTGATGCCCAGGGCGACGCCACCGAAGCCGATGTGGCGCTGGCCATCCGCTACGCCGCCGGGCTGCCCGTGACCCTGGGGGGCACCACCTACCGCACCCCGCATGCGGCGCAGGTGATCAACCTGAGCCTGGGCGGCGCCCTGAAGGCGGAAGACGCCCGCCCGCTGTGCGAGGCGATTGCCGACGCCCGCGCGGCAGGCGCCCTGGTGGTGGCCGCCGCTGGCAACGGCTACGGCACTGACCCCTACTATCCGGCCGCCTGTCCGGACGCCGTGGCGGTGGGCAGCGTGACCCTTTCCGGGGCCAGCGCCCCGGTGCGCTCACCCTTCAGCAACGCCTACCCCCAGGTGCAGCTTGCAGCCCCCGGGGGCGCCGAGCCCTACAGCGCCAACGCCTTTAACGGCGGCACCCTGAACGGCAAGGCGTTCCCAGACGCCATCTTCTCCACTGACTGGGACTACGCCAAGGACCAGCCGCGCTACGCGGCCGAGGTGGGCACCAGTCAGGCCACCCCACAGGTGGCGGCGCTGGCGGCCCTGCTGCTCAGCAAGGGCATGACCACTGGGCCGGCCGATACCCTGGCCCGCCTGAACGCCACCGCCACCGACCTGGGCGCCAAGGGCCGTGACGACCTGTTCGGCTTCGGCATGATCAACGCGGCGGCGGCGCTCAGCGCCCCGGCGGTGAGCAACACCTGGGGCCTGCGGCTGCAGCACGCCCGCGGCCAGAGCTTCCAGCCGGCGCTGGACCCCCTGGGCCGCTTCCAGGCCTTCCTGGGCGACGGCAGCTACACCGTGATTGGCGGCGCAGACCGCGACGGCAACGGCGTGTACGGCGAAACCCACGAACTGCGCGACGAGCGGCAGGTCACGCTGGGCGAGGCCAATCCCAGCGCGGATGTGGGCGACCTGACGCCGCGCTAA
- a CDS encoding hemolysin family protein → MNDYIGIAALFVLVLLNGYFVAVEYALVSVRRTRIDQLAEEGNATARVVQRVLGRLDLYIAAVQLGVSMMSLLIGFVAEPAIEHLAEPLFERLGLPQAYEKPAAFALAFILSTTFHIVLGELVPKSAALQKSEQLSLAMVRPLVLFTTVFRPVILGLNWLGGLVLRLLGLKAVAGHHTAYSEEEIRMIVSASSQEGVLEDDEKELVYNVFDLSDTTVREVMTPRIEMVLMDSAAPLRRLLDMRAEHGYSRIPVFQDTPDNIVGIVHTSDVLAHLDTLDHTLVADIMRPVFFVPEGMKIKDLLAKMRDKKSHLSIVVDEFGGTSGLVTLEDALEEIVGEIYDETDEEEVPMIEVIGEGMYLMDASLTVGEVEERLGSNIEDGEGEFDTLSGFMTSHFGDIPEAGQHFSHNGWTFTVEAADQRRVTRVRVERALNPDFLETEPNHD, encoded by the coding sequence ATGAATGACTACATCGGTATTGCCGCCCTGTTCGTGCTCGTGCTGCTCAACGGCTACTTCGTGGCGGTGGAATACGCCCTGGTAAGCGTGCGCCGCACCCGCATTGACCAGCTGGCGGAAGAAGGCAACGCCACGGCGCGCGTGGTGCAGCGGGTGCTGGGGCGGCTGGACCTGTACATCGCCGCCGTGCAGCTGGGCGTGTCCATGATGAGCCTGCTCATCGGTTTCGTGGCCGAGCCCGCCATCGAGCACCTCGCCGAGCCGCTGTTTGAGCGCCTGGGCCTGCCCCAGGCCTACGAAAAGCCAGCGGCCTTTGCCCTGGCCTTCATTCTGAGCACCACCTTTCACATTGTGCTGGGTGAACTGGTGCCCAAATCGGCGGCGCTGCAAAAAAGCGAACAGCTAAGCCTGGCGATGGTGCGGCCCCTGGTGCTGTTCACCACCGTGTTCCGGCCCGTGATTCTGGGCCTGAACTGGCTGGGCGGCCTGGTGCTGCGCCTGCTGGGCCTGAAGGCCGTGGCCGGGCACCACACCGCCTATTCCGAAGAAGAAATCCGCATGATCGTGAGCGCCTCCAGCCAGGAAGGCGTGCTGGAAGACGACGAAAAAGAGCTGGTGTACAACGTCTTTGACCTCTCGGACACCACCGTGCGCGAGGTGATGACGCCCCGGATCGAGATGGTCCTGATGGACAGCGCCGCGCCGCTGCGCCGCCTGCTGGATATGCGCGCCGAACACGGGTACTCGCGCATTCCGGTGTTTCAGGACACGCCCGACAACATCGTGGGGATCGTGCACACCAGCGACGTGCTGGCGCACCTGGACACGCTGGACCATACCCTGGTGGCCGACATCATGCGCCCGGTGTTCTTTGTGCCTGAAGGCATGAAAATCAAGGACCTGCTGGCCAAGATGCGCGACAAGAAAAGCCACCTGAGCATTGTGGTGGACGAGTTTGGCGGCACCTCTGGTCTGGTGACCCTGGAAGACGCCCTGGAAGAGATTGTGGGCGAAATCTATGACGAGACCGATGAGGAAGAGGTGCCCATGATCGAGGTGATTGGCGAGGGCATGTACCTGATGGACGCCAGCCTGACCGTGGGCGAAGTGGAAGAGCGCCTGGGCAGCAACATTGAAGACGGCGAGGGTGAATTTGATACCCTAAGCGGCTTCATGACCAGCCACTTTGGCGACATTCCTGAAGCGGGCCAGCACTTTAGCCACAACGGCTGGACCTTCACCGTTGAAGCCGCCGACCAGCGCCGCGTGACCCGCGTGCGGGTGGAGCGCGCCCTGAACCCCGATTTCCTGGAAACCGAACCCAACCATGACTAA
- a CDS encoding ABC transporter ATP-binding protein: MTHQGEVLLAVNGLKTYFNTDDGVVKSVDGVTFHIKKGETLAVVGESGSGKSVTSLSVMRLIPSPPGKIVEGEILFKGRDIVKLSEAEMRKIRGNDISMIFQEPMTSLNPVYTVGDQIAEAVMLHQGKNKKDAMGVATDMLRFVGIPAPEKRVNEYPHQMSGGMRQRVMIAMALSCKPALLIADEPTTALDVTIQAQILDLMRKLQKEVGMSILFITHNLGVVAEMADRVVVMYGGRVVEEGDVVEIFKAPRHPYTMGLLNSIPRPGEVAHVPGQPKGRLEAIPGNVPNPLSLPPGCAFEPRCKFAVPDCAKAVPPLEDTGGGHTTRCIRWREFAQAQEVTA, from the coding sequence ATGACCCACCAGGGTGAAGTCCTGCTGGCCGTAAATGGCCTCAAGACGTACTTCAATACGGATGACGGCGTCGTCAAGAGCGTGGACGGCGTGACGTTCCACATTAAAAAGGGTGAGACCCTGGCGGTTGTGGGCGAGTCGGGCTCGGGCAAGAGTGTGACCAGTCTGTCGGTGATGCGCCTGATTCCCAGCCCTCCGGGCAAGATCGTCGAAGGCGAGATCCTGTTCAAGGGCCGCGACATCGTGAAACTCAGCGAAGCGGAGATGCGCAAGATCCGCGGCAACGATATCTCGATGATCTTCCAGGAGCCCATGACCAGTCTTAACCCGGTGTACACGGTCGGCGACCAGATTGCCGAAGCCGTCATGCTGCACCAGGGCAAGAACAAGAAAGACGCCATGGGTGTGGCCACCGACATGCTGCGCTTCGTGGGCATTCCAGCCCCCGAAAAGCGCGTGAACGAATACCCCCACCAGATGTCCGGCGGGATGCGCCAGCGCGTGATGATCGCTATGGCGCTCTCGTGCAAGCCGGCCCTGTTGATCGCGGACGAGCCCACCACGGCGCTCGACGTGACCATTCAGGCCCAGATTCTGGACCTGATGCGCAAGCTGCAAAAAGAAGTGGGCATGAGCATTCTGTTCATCACCCACAACCTGGGCGTGGTGGCCGAAATGGCCGACCGCGTGGTGGTGATGTACGGCGGCCGCGTGGTGGAAGAAGGCGACGTGGTGGAGATCTTCAAGGCCCCGCGCCACCCCTACACCATGGGCCTGCTGAATTCCATCCCCCGGCCCGGCGAGGTGGCGCACGTGCCCGGCCAGCCGAAGGGCCGCCTGGAAGCCATTCCTGGCAACGTGCCCAACCCGCTGAGCCTGCCCCCCGGCTGCGCCTTTGAGCCGCGCTGCAAGTTTGCCGTGCCCGACTGCGCCAAGGCGGTGCCGCCCCTGGAAGACACGGGCGGCGGCCACACCACCCGCTGCATCCGCTGGCGTGAATTCGCCCAGGCCCAGGAAGTGACCGCATGA
- a CDS encoding MDR family oxidoreductase → MTSLPEHYRALRVVKDDQGTRAEVQTLPLAALPAGDLLIAVSHSSLNYKDGLAVLGRPGVLRAYPMTPGIDLAGTVLEDRSGRWAPGTGVVVTGWGIGERQDGGYAELARVQPGWAVALPPGVGAQWAMSVGTAGFTAMLAVMALEEHGLTPGDGEVLVTGAAGGVGSVAVALLAAAGHTVTASTGRLEETPYLQALGAAQVIHREELPALTRPLEKERWAGVVDTVGGATLAGAYASTRTHGSVAVCGLAGGSELRATVFPLILRGVNLLGVDSVTCPVPRREAAWARLARDLPAPRLAEVTQVRPLSDVPALAPQILAGQVRGRTVVDVRQ, encoded by the coding sequence ATGACGTCCCTGCCCGAGCACTACCGCGCCCTGCGCGTCGTGAAAGACGACCAGGGCACCCGCGCCGAAGTTCAGACCCTGCCGCTGGCCGCCCTGCCGGCAGGCGACCTGCTGATTGCGGTCAGCCATTCCAGCCTCAATTACAAAGACGGGCTGGCGGTGCTGGGCCGCCCCGGCGTGCTGCGCGCCTACCCGATGACGCCCGGCATTGATCTGGCCGGCACCGTGCTGGAAGACCGTTCGGGCCGCTGGGCCCCGGGCACAGGCGTGGTGGTCACCGGCTGGGGCATAGGCGAGCGGCAGGATGGGGGCTACGCCGAACTGGCCCGCGTGCAGCCTGGGTGGGCCGTGGCCCTGCCCCCGGGCGTGGGTGCCCAGTGGGCCATGAGCGTGGGCACGGCCGGCTTCACAGCCATGCTGGCGGTCATGGCCCTGGAAGAGCACGGCCTGACCCCCGGGGACGGCGAGGTGCTGGTCACGGGCGCGGCGGGCGGCGTGGGCAGCGTGGCGGTGGCCTTGCTGGCGGCGGCCGGCCACACCGTCACCGCCAGCACCGGGCGGCTGGAGGAGACCCCGTACCTGCAGGCCCTGGGCGCCGCGCAGGTGATCCACCGTGAAGAACTGCCGGCCCTGACGCGCCCGCTGGAAAAGGAGCGCTGGGCCGGGGTGGTGGACACCGTGGGCGGCGCGACCCTGGCCGGCGCCTACGCCTCCACCCGCACGCACGGCTCGGTGGCGGTGTGCGGGCTGGCCGGCGGCAGCGAGCTCCGCGCCACCGTGTTTCCCCTGATTCTGCGCGGCGTGAACCTGCTGGGCGTGGACTCCGTGACCTGCCCGGTGCCCCGCCGCGAAGCCGCCTGGGCCCGGCTGGCGCGTGATCTGCCCGCGCCCCGCCTAGCCGAGGTGACCCAGGTGCGTCCCCTGAGTGACGTGCCGGCCCTGGCCCCCCAGATTCTGGCCGGGCAGGTGCGTGGGCGAACCGTGGTGGACGTGCGCCAGTAA
- a CDS encoding metal-binding protein, with the protein MAPVPSGRVHNLINIAAYSVLAAATLVATRQGLIRVTPTQGLHFTLAFAAGTFLLSPDLDLAEGRVDSKRHWGLLGVLWVPYGMLFSHRGWSHTWLVGPLTRLLYVALMVGLVWGALLYVVPGLGVPQLPASFELFTLWPPLLGYYLSQWLHLMADGVRPDHGARRVRRR; encoded by the coding sequence ATGGCGCCCGTGCCCAGCGGACGTGTGCATAACCTGATCAATATTGCGGCCTACAGCGTGTTGGCCGCCGCGACCCTGGTGGCCACCCGGCAGGGTTTGATACGCGTGACCCCCACCCAGGGGCTGCACTTCACGCTCGCCTTTGCGGCCGGCACCTTTCTGCTTTCGCCAGACCTGGACCTTGCCGAAGGCCGCGTGGACAGCAAGCGGCACTGGGGCCTGCTGGGGGTGCTGTGGGTGCCCTACGGCATGCTGTTCAGCCACCGGGGCTGGTCCCACACGTGGCTGGTGGGCCCGCTGACCCGGCTGCTGTACGTGGCCCTGATGGTGGGGCTGGTGTGGGGCGCGCTGCTCTATGTGGTGCCTGGGCTGGGGGTGCCCCAGCTGCCAGCGTCCTTTGAGCTGTTCACCCTCTGGCCCCCCCTGCTGGGCTACTACCTGAGCCAGTGGCTGCACCTGATGGCCGACGGCGTGCGGCCCGACCACGGCGCGCGCCGGGTGCGCCGCCGCTGA
- a CDS encoding ABC transporter substrate-binding protein, with the protein MKKILTLALALTVGTAAAQSQPFVYPAAWAADQNTANKRGGELRLSTISDYKTFNPFTSAEAESIPGRLAMGGTGTVGLFTQDPRNDEFIPYMAAGAPTVSNNNKRFVVKIRQGMKFSDGQAITADDWITTWKIHTDDKVGSNSYDSFFLAGKPIVIKKLDNYTLQFDFPQTSASALSIMSYVPWPDHIFGKAYREGGAEAIKKMWTLATPPNQIVSPGMWTLDGYRAGERASFKANPNFGDWNKDSRGQELPYLSNMSVRIVADANAALAAFLAGQIDTVGMRNADDLAQTKRAIDNGSLKAFLKANVSPQATSQWIVFNWNKASDPAKQKLFRDVRFRRAMSHIANREAMVQLALGGLGTPTYFSTYPIFKQQVDAGLAAGAPQYKYNLAEASRLLAQMGYTKKNAQGYLTDKSGKVLEFNLSTNAGNTVREQLGRIFADEAKKVGVKVNFTPIDFNTLVGQLTAKGENRPFDAILLGLSGGSNIWPFGVNVIPCGTNLHSYNNPTNGRCATSQEQLMTKLYYQGDAELNDARRRAVGAQLMKTEAELQPVIYLVGGNFHVAFNERLGGEFPSALMNAYYGQRLTALTFIK; encoded by the coding sequence ATGAAGAAGATCCTGACCCTTGCCCTTGCCCTGACCGTTGGCACGGCCGCTGCCCAAAGCCAGCCGTTCGTGTATCCGGCCGCCTGGGCAGCTGACCAGAACACCGCCAACAAGCGCGGCGGCGAACTGCGTCTGTCCACCATCTCGGACTACAAGACCTTCAACCCCTTTACCAGCGCCGAGGCCGAAAGCATTCCTGGCCGTCTGGCGATGGGCGGCACGGGCACGGTGGGCCTCTTCACCCAGGACCCCCGCAACGACGAGTTCATTCCCTACATGGCCGCCGGCGCCCCCACGGTCAGCAACAACAACAAGCGCTTCGTGGTCAAGATTCGCCAGGGCATGAAGTTCAGCGACGGGCAGGCCATCACGGCCGACGACTGGATCACCACCTGGAAGATCCACACCGACGACAAGGTCGGCTCGAACAGCTACGACTCGTTCTTCCTGGCGGGCAAGCCCATCGTCATCAAGAAGCTCGACAACTACACGCTGCAGTTTGATTTCCCCCAGACCAGCGCCTCGGCCCTGAGCATCATGAGCTACGTGCCCTGGCCCGACCACATCTTTGGCAAGGCCTACCGTGAAGGCGGCGCCGAAGCCATCAAGAAGATGTGGACCCTGGCGACCCCGCCCAACCAGATTGTGAGCCCGGGCATGTGGACCCTGGACGGCTACCGCGCCGGCGAGCGCGCCAGCTTCAAGGCCAACCCCAACTTCGGCGACTGGAACAAAGACAGCCGTGGCCAGGAACTGCCCTACCTGAGCAACATGTCGGTGCGCATTGTGGCTGACGCCAACGCCGCGCTGGCCGCCTTCCTGGCTGGTCAGATTGACACGGTGGGCATGCGCAACGCCGATGACCTCGCGCAGACCAAGCGCGCCATCGACAACGGCAGCCTCAAGGCGTTCCTGAAGGCCAACGTGAGCCCCCAGGCCACCAGCCAGTGGATTGTCTTCAACTGGAACAAGGCCAGCGACCCCGCCAAGCAGAAGCTCTTCCGCGACGTGCGTTTCCGCCGCGCCATGAGCCACATCGCCAACCGCGAAGCCATGGTGCAGCTGGCCCTGGGTGGCCTGGGCACCCCCACCTACTTCAGCACCTACCCCATCTTCAAGCAGCAGGTGGACGCGGGTCTGGCCGCCGGTGCGCCCCAGTACAAGTACAACCTCGCGGAAGCCAGCCGCCTGCTGGCGCAGATGGGCTACACCAAGAAGAACGCCCAGGGCTACCTGACCGACAAGAGCGGCAAGGTGCTGGAATTCAACCTGAGCACCAACGCGGGCAACACCGTGCGGGAGCAGCTGGGCCGCATCTTCGCGGACGAAGCCAAGAAGGTCGGTGTCAAGGTGAACTTCACGCCCATCGACTTCAACACGCTGGTGGGTCAGCTGACCGCCAAGGGTGAAAACCGGCCCTTCGACGCCATCCTGCTGGGTCTGTCGGGCGGCAGCAACATCTGGCCCTTCGGCGTGAACGTGATTCCCTGCGGCACCAACCTGCACTCCTACAACAACCCCACCAACGGCCGCTGCGCGACCAGCCAGGAACAGCTGATGACCAAGCTGTACTACCAAGGCGACGCCGAGCTGAACGACGCCCGCCGCCGCGCCGTCGGGGCCCAGCTGATGAAGACGGAAGCCGAGCTGCAGCCCGTGATCTACCTCGTGGGTGGCAACTTCCATGTGGCGTTCAACGAGCGCCTGGGCGGCGAATTCCCCAGCGCCCTGATGAACGCCTACTACGGCCAGCGCCTGACGGCCCTGACGTTCATCAAGTAA
- a CDS encoding ABC transporter permease has product MTTTVPTPTVKRTRPQGQSQFSVAWSQFRKNRLAQIGGSLLILLYLMALFAPFLAPAGLSNYSTTNITRFHPPTPIHFRDPETGAFGRPFVYKYGQKFNETSFVNEFGPTGEKCPLYWGVKGDSYRILGLFPGNLHLFGTGNPDCSIYLFGAEDLGRDLLSRTLYASQISLTIGLAAVAITTIIGLFMGAVAAYFGGFVDTLIMRFVEVLASIPTLFLLLMLRSVFPKDINPILALYVILGILAFIGWGGLARITRGQLLSVREQDFVSAAKSLGASDNRIMIRHMLPTMTTYVIVTTSLAIPSYILLESGLSFLGIGAVEPYASWGSLLKLAQDGGLSSLNQRPWVLIPGFFIVFTVMCFQLLGDGLRDAFDPRKRS; this is encoded by the coding sequence ATGACCACAACAGTACCTACCCCCACCGTCAAACGGACGCGCCCCCAGGGCCAGTCGCAGTTCTCCGTGGCCTGGAGTCAGTTTCGCAAAAACCGTCTGGCCCAGATCGGCGGCAGCCTGCTGATTCTGCTGTACCTGATGGCGCTGTTCGCGCCGTTCCTGGCGCCTGCTGGCCTGTCGAACTACTCCACCACCAACATCACCCGCTTTCATCCGCCCACACCCATTCATTTCCGCGATCCAGAGACGGGCGCCTTCGGCCGGCCTTTCGTGTACAAGTACGGCCAGAAATTCAACGAGACAAGCTTCGTGAACGAATTCGGGCCCACGGGCGAGAAGTGCCCCCTGTACTGGGGGGTCAAGGGTGACAGTTACCGGATTCTGGGCCTGTTTCCCGGCAACCTGCACCTCTTTGGCACGGGTAACCCCGACTGCAGCATCTACCTGTTCGGTGCAGAGGACCTGGGCCGCGACCTGCTCAGCCGCACGCTGTACGCTTCTCAGATCAGCCTGACCATCGGACTGGCGGCTGTGGCGATCACCACGATCATCGGGCTCTTTATGGGGGCCGTGGCGGCCTACTTTGGCGGCTTCGTGGACACGCTGATCATGCGCTTTGTGGAAGTGCTGGCCTCGATTCCCACGCTGTTCCTGCTGCTGATGCTGCGCAGTGTCTTTCCCAAGGACATCAACCCCATTCTGGCGCTGTACGTGATTCTGGGGATCCTGGCCTTTATCGGCTGGGGTGGCCTGGCGCGCATTACGCGCGGGCAACTGCTCAGCGTGCGCGAGCAGGACTTCGTGTCGGCGGCCAAGAGCCTGGGTGCCAGCGACAACCGCATCATGATCCGGCACATGCTGCCCACCATGACCACCTACGTGATCGTGACCACCTCGCTGGCCATTCCCAGCTACATCCTGCTGGAATCGGGCCTGAGCTTCCTGGGGATTGGGGCCGTGGAACCCTACGCCTCGTGGGGCAGCCTGCTGAAGCTGGCGCAGGACGGCGGTCTGAGCAGCCTCAACCAGCGCCCCTGGGTGCTGATTCCCGGCTTTTTCATCGTGTTCACGGTGATGTGCTTCCAGCTGCTGGGCGACGGTCTGCGCGACGCCTTCGATCCCCGCAAGCGGTCCTAA